In Acidobacteriota bacterium, the genomic stretch GCCGGCCTGGATCCGGACGATTGGATCTCGGTTTGGGTCGAAGTCCTGACCCCGACCGAACACCTCGACCGCGATGGTGAATCCCTTGAGCCGGTGGGACCGGCCGGCAAGCTTCTCGTCGACGACAAAACGGAGGAAGTCCCGCATCTTGTCGGTGGCATGAAACTCGGGGCTTGCCAGGATGCGGTCGAGCTGGTTTCTGATCTCGCCGTGGTGGAGACCGCTGCGAGGTTCCACCTTCGCCGCTCCTTCAGATCCGGCCTCTGTGTCCATGAATCGACGCCCTTCTCACGTCCAAATAGCTCTGAGACAGGAGCATACCAGAATGTAGGCTACATTACGATCTGGTAACTCCCTTCACAGAATTCCGGTTAGGGTGCACTCTTTTCAACAATCAACGATTTGAAGGCGCGCATCGGTTCAAGGCGGCATGCGCCGGAGAAGACAATGGGTTCCAGAAAGGGCGTCAGTTCACTCGTCAGAAACGCGTTCCCGGGTCGCGATGCGCAGATCGAGCGTTGCTTCAGCGACCACCCGACCTTTCGCGAGCTGTGCGCGGATTACGATCGCTGCTCGCGGGCGCACGAGCACTGGCGACATCTGGACGACGATGCGCACTCGTTCCGCTGCCGGGAGTACGCCGAACTGCTGGCGGAGCTGGCGGAGGATTTGGAACGCTGGCTCGACAACGCGGTGCAGGATTCTCCACGCCCGGATGGGAGAGAACCGAGATGATGGCAGAATCCGGCCTGTCACGGCGCCCGCGGTACCACGTCCCGTTGCCCGCAGTCGCTGCGTTGGTGCTGTCGGGATTCTCAGTGAACGTCGCCGCGCAGGACCTCACCCCCCGCGCCTACTGGCCGGCGCCCGACGGCACGAAGGTCGCGATCGTCGGGTACTCCCACGTTCGCGGCGACGTGTTCTTCGACCCCTCGATTCCGCTGTCCGGTGTCGACTCGAAGATCCATACCGGCCTTGCCGCCTACCTTCAGACCTTCAGCCTGTGGGGCCGGACGGCCACCATCGTGATCGACCTGCCGTACTCCCGGGGGACCACACAGGGGCTGATCGAGGATGAACCGGCCCGGCGGGACTTCTCCGGCCTCGGGGATCTCGGCGCCAGCCTTTCGGTCAACCTGCTCGGGGCGCCGGCCATGACCCCTGCCGACTTCCAGGCGCTGCGGGCCGAGCCGCACCCCATCGTCGGCGCCAGCCTCAAGGTGATCGCCCCGACGGGCCGCTACGACGACAACCGGCTCATCAACGTCGGCAGCAACCGGTGGGCGGCCAAGCTCGACCTCGGCTCGATCGTTCCACTGCACCGCAAGTGGCTGCTCGAGCTCGATGCCGGCGTGTGGTGGTTCGGCGACAACGACGACTTCCTCACCGGGAGGCGCGAACAGGAGCCCATCTACAACTTCCAGGTCCACCTCATCCACCGCTTCAGCCCGGGGTTCTGGGTGTCCCTGGACGCCAACTACTTCGTCGGCGGCCGTCAGACCATCGGCGGCGACGAGCTCGGCGATGTCCTGCACAACGCCCGCCTCGGCGGGATGGTCGTCGTACCGTTCCGCGGGCGTCACGCCGTCAAAATCGGCTACTTCGCCGGTGTCAGGACCGAGTCCGGCAGCGACTTCGACCAGCTCCTGATGAGCTACCAGGTGCTGTTAAGGTAAGGGAATGCAGTGCCGCTATCAATCGAAGAACAGGTTTCATGGATTGGAACCAAAGGAGCAGAAGTGATGAAGATTTTCCGGAATATTCTTGCTGTCGTTGCGCTCGTGCTCACAGCGGGCGTGGCCGCCGGACAGACCCTCGACGTCTCGGGCGAGGCGGGCGAGGTCACACTGGGTGGTCGGCACTATTCGCCGTTCATCGACCAGTCGTACCCGAATCGGGTGCTTTGGGGCGACACTCACCTCCACACCTCGTACTCGACGGACGCCGGGATGATCGGCAACGTGCTGGGTCCCGACGAGGCGTTCCGGTTCGCGCGGGGCGAGAAGGTGCGCGCGTCGAGGGGCGAGTTCGCCCAGCTCGTGCGGCCGCTGGACTTCCTGGTCGTCGCCGACCACTCCGAGAACCTCGGGCTCGCGCCGATGATCGCGGAGTCGAACCCGGGCCTGCTCGCCAACGAGTGGGGGCGGAAGCTCCACGACATGGTGAAGGATGGCGATCCCATGGCGGCGTATGTCGAGTGGGGCGCCGCGCTCAACGCGCTCACCGATCCCATCGACGACGATGACCTGACACGTACCATCTGGAA encodes the following:
- a CDS encoding transporter; this translates as MMAESGLSRRPRYHVPLPAVAALVLSGFSVNVAAQDLTPRAYWPAPDGTKVAIVGYSHVRGDVFFDPSIPLSGVDSKIHTGLAAYLQTFSLWGRTATIVIDLPYSRGTTQGLIEDEPARRDFSGLGDLGASLSVNLLGAPAMTPADFQALRAEPHPIVGASLKVIAPTGRYDDNRLINVGSNRWAAKLDLGSIVPLHRKWLLELDAGVWWFGDNDDFLTGRREQEPIYNFQVHLIHRFSPGFWVSLDANYFVGGRQTIGGDELGDVLHNARLGGMVVVPFRGRHAVKIGYFAGVRTESGSDFDQLLMSYQVLLR